From one Phocaeicola salanitronis DSM 18170 genomic stretch:
- a CDS encoding hemolysin family protein has product MTELLIKLVLCMAFSTFFSGMETAFLSSNKLRFEMNKDNSLPTKALSAFYRTPNHFISTMLAGSSICLVLCCLWTLQLVELYLFTIGITHPLLILITGIILAFIFQIIFSEFIPKTIFKIFPGYALRLFALPAFILYILLYPVSRLVSSLSTGILRISGHKVNKEDTEKAFTKFDLNTFIQNSLNSANGKENIHTEIELFRNALDFSNTKVRDCMIPRTEIIAAEFDTPLDKLKEAFIENGISKIIVYKENIDNIVGYIHSSEMFKPLTDWHKNIRRIPVVPESMGTQKLMKQLMQQKRSLAVVVDEFGGTSGIVSMEDLVEEILGDIEDEHDTNSTIAKVLSDHEYVFSGRLEIEKANEEFGLDLPESDEYQTIGGLILHEFQRFPKAHEVVTIGRFHFKIIKVTATKIELVKLKVTA; this is encoded by the coding sequence ATGACGGAACTTCTTATAAAATTAGTGCTATGCATGGCATTCTCTACGTTCTTTTCGGGAATGGAAACTGCTTTCCTTTCATCCAACAAGCTACGTTTCGAAATGAACAAAGACAACAGCCTGCCTACAAAAGCATTGTCCGCTTTCTACCGCACCCCCAATCATTTCATCTCCACCATGCTTGCAGGAAGCAGCATCTGCCTGGTCTTATGCTGCCTTTGGACGTTGCAATTAGTCGAACTCTATCTGTTTACCATAGGGATAACCCATCCATTACTAATCCTTATAACAGGAATCATTCTTGCGTTCATATTCCAGATTATTTTTTCCGAATTCATTCCTAAAACCATTTTCAAAATATTTCCGGGCTATGCGCTGCGTCTTTTTGCCCTGCCCGCCTTTATTCTCTACATACTGTTATATCCGGTCAGCAGGCTGGTTTCCTCGCTCTCAACCGGAATCTTACGTATTTCCGGACACAAGGTAAACAAAGAAGACACAGAGAAGGCTTTTACCAAATTCGACCTGAATACGTTTATCCAAAACAGCCTGAACAGCGCAAACGGAAAAGAGAACATCCATACCGAAATCGAACTCTTCCGGAACGCATTGGATTTTTCAAACACCAAAGTACGCGATTGCATGATTCCAAGAACCGAAATCATCGCGGCTGAATTTGACACGCCTTTGGATAAACTGAAAGAGGCATTCATCGAAAACGGCATCAGCAAAATCATTGTCTATAAAGAAAACATCGACAACATTGTCGGCTACATCCATTCTTCTGAAATGTTCAAGCCCCTGACCGACTGGCACAAGAACATACGCCGCATCCCCGTTGTGCCGGAATCGATGGGCACCCAAAAATTAATGAAACAGCTCATGCAACAGAAACGCTCGCTGGCGGTAGTGGTAGACGAATTCGGAGGGACATCCGGCATCGTATCCATGGAAGACCTGGTAGAAGAAATCCTGGGAGATATTGAAGACGAACACGACACCAACTCAACAATAGCCAAAGTGCTCAGCGACCATGAATATGTCTTTTCGGGACGGCTCGAAATAGAAAAAGCAAACGAAGAATTCGGACTGGATTTACCGGAAAGCGACGAATACCAAACCATCGGCGGACTCATCCTGCATGAATTCCAACGTTTCCCCAAAGCGCATGAAGTGGTAACCATCGGCCGCTTTCATTTTAAGATAATCAAGGTTACAGCTACCAAAATAGAACTGGTAAAACTGAAAGTTACAGCATAA